GCCACCACCTGGCGCAGAGACAACTGCCGCTGCGCCGCCAACGGATGGTCGTTGGCCATCACGGCGAGGATCGGGCTCGGGTGGCGCAGCTCGATCTGGATGCCGGGCTCGGGCACTGAACTCAGCGTGATGCCCACGTCCGCTTCGCCGTCGCGGATGCGCCCGGGGATGTCGCTCGGCGAGCAGACCTCGAGATGAAAGCGGATGCCCTCGTGCTTGCGGCGAAAGCGCGAAATCAGCGTGGGCAGGAAGTCGAAGGCAAAGCCTTCGGTGCTCACGATGCGCACGCGCCCGCTGCGCAGCCCGCGCAAGCCCTGAATGTCGCTCGCAACCCGCTCGATGTCCTGCTGCACCCGCTTGGCGTGGGCCGCCAGCAACTCGCCTGCGGCATTGGGCACCATGCCGCGCGCATGGCGGTCGAACAGCAGGGTGTCGAGCTCGCGCTCCAGGCGTGCCACCTGCCGGCTCACGGCGGAGGGCGCCACGTTGAGCTTGAGCGCGGCCTCTTTCACCGAACCGGTTCGCACCACTTCCAGAAAGTACCGGACGGCGGTCTCCTGCAGCGCATGAAGTGCCATGAATTTCCCCCGGGTGCGGCGTTGGCCAACGGACTCGTTGATTGCCGAAACGGCAATCCACAATTCTAAACATTGCGCTTGTAGCAGCGGTCCGGCGCTCCTAGGATGGAATCACGGGCGTCCCGGCGCTTGTCGCTTCCTCGCCTGCTTCCCCGCTGTTCTCCAGGAGTTCTTCATGAAACGCCTTCCCGCACTGGCTCGCATGGTGCTGTTGTCCTGCCTCGGTCTGGCGCCGCTGGCCGCCCTGGCTGCGGAGACGGGGTTCCCGTCGCGCCCGGTCACGCTCGTGATTCCCTTTCCGCCCGGCGGTGCCACCGACGTGAACGGGCGCGTGATCGCCCAGCGCCTGGGCAAGGAACTGGGCCAACCCATCGTCATCGAGAACCGTGCCGGCGCCGGAACGGTGATCGGCGCGAGCTATGTCTCCAAGGCCGCGCCCGACGGCTACACGCTGCTGGTCAGCTCGGGCACCACGTTCACGGTCAACCCCGCGATTCGTACGAATCTTCCGTATGACCCGGTCAAGGGCTTCGACCAGATCGGCCTGGTCGGCCGCGTCGGCCTCATCCTGCTGGCGAACAGCGAAGTGCCGGTGAAGACCGTCAAGCAGTTCGTGGACTACGTGAAGGCGTCGCCCGGAAAGTATTCGTACGCGTCGTACGGCACCGGCACCACGTCGCAGTTCGCGGGAGAAACCATTCTCAATGCCGCGGGATTGAAGATGACGCACGTTCCCTACAAGGGCAGCGCCCCGGCCATGACCGACCTGATGGGCGGGCAGGTCCCGTTCAGCATCGACACGGTGAGCGCCGCCATTCCGCAGCTCAAGAGCGGCAAGATCAAGGCCATTGCGGTGACCACGGCCAAGCGCTCCACCCTGTTGCCCGATGTGCCCACCATGGCCGAGAGCGGCTATCCCGACATCAACATGGACACCTGGCTGGTTGTGTCGGCGCCGAAGGGTTTGCCGGCCGACGTGAAGGCCAAGCTCGAGAAAGCGCTTGCCGCAACCGTCGCCGATGCCGACACCCGCGCCAAGCTGATCGCGCAGGGCCTGGAGCCGGCCTACAGCAACGGCGCCGCCGTGAGCGAATTGATCAACAAGGAACTGCCGCTGATGCGCGCCGTAGCCGCCCGCGCGAACATCACCTCCGATTGAGTGACGCCCCCCGAAGCGCCTTCGGCGCCTCCCCCCAACTGGGGGGCGCACCCGGCGGCCGGGCGAAGCCCGTTCCGCGGGTGCGCTGGACTGGCGCCCTTTTGAACAACCACCGACATGAGCACTCACATCGATTTGATTGAACATTCCGCCGTCGAGCTGCGCCGACTGATCGGCAGCAAGGCGGTCTCGCCGGTCGAGCTTCTGGAGGCTTGCATTGCACAGATCGAACGGGTCAACCCGTTCGTCAATGCCGTGACTGCCACCTGCTTCGATCGCGCAAGGGCCGAAGCCAAGGCCGCTGAAGCCGCCGTGATGCGCGGCGATGCACTGGGCCTGCTGCATGGCCTGCCGCTGGGCGTGAAAGACCTGGAGCCCACCGAGGGCCTGCTCACCACCTGGGGCTCCGCGATCTTCCGCGACCACGTGCCCGAGGAAGACATCGAGCTGGTGGCCCGCCTGCGCAAGGCCGGCGCCATCGTCGCGGGCAAGACCAACGTTCCCGAGATGGGCGCGGGCGCCAATTCGCGCAACGAGGTGTGGGGCGCCACCGGCAATCCGTTCAATCCCAACCTGAATGCCGGAGGCTCCTCCGGCGGCTCGGCGGCGGCCCTGGCGTGCGACATGCTGCCGGTGTGCACCGGCTCCGACACCGGCGGCTCGCTGCGGATTCCGGCCGCCAAGTGCGGCGTGGTGGGCTTTCGGCCCTCGCCGGGCATCGTGCCGAGCGTGCGGAAGCTGCTGGGCTGGACGCCGATTTCCGTCGTCGGCCCCATGGGCCGCACGGTCGAAGACGCCTGCCTGCAAATGGCGGCCTCCGCGGGCATGCATGCGGGCGACCCGCTGAGCTACCCGCTGGACCCGCTGTCCTTTCTCAAACCGATGGACGTCGACCTCAGCAGGCTGCGGGTGGCATGGACCGAAGACTTCGGCGTCTGCGCCGTGGATGACGGCATCCGCGCCACCATGCGCCGGAAGATCGACGCCATGCGGCACCTGTTCAAGTCGTGCGACGAAGTGACGTTCGACCTGGGCGAGGCGCACCGCTGCTTCGACGTGCTGCGCGCCGAAGCCTTCGTGGCCGGCATGCATGCGGCTTACCAGCGCGATCCTTCGAGCCTGGGGCCCAACTCCCGCGCCAACTACGAAATGGGCGCGCAGATGAGCCTGCTCGACAGCGCCTGGGCGCAGGCCGAGCAGACCCGGCTCATCAAGCGGTTCCAGGCGACCTTCGCCGACTACGACCTGATCCTGTCGCCCACCACGCCGGTGTCGCCGTTTCCGTGGACGCAGCTGTACGCGGACAGCATCAACGGCGAGAAGCAGGCCAACTACTACCGCTGGCTGGCACTGACGTACGTCGTCACGCTGACGACGCATCCCGCGCTTTCGCTGCCCTGCGGCACCGATCACGCGGGCATGCCGTTCGGGCTGCAGATCGTGGGTGGCTTCCGCGCCGACCACCAGGTGCTGGGCGCGGCGCATGCCATGGAAATGGCATGCGCCGCCGATGCACAACTGCGCCGCCCGCGCCCCGACCTTTCGGCTTTGCGCATGGCCGAGCCTGCGCTCACATCCATCGTCAAGACACCGCCGGCTTCACGCAGCAGCGGCGCCCCCGCGGCGGCTGCCAGCTCCAGCGTCTCCGCCGTCTGAGAAGGAAGAAAGACCGCGCCGAAAACTGAAAAGCCCTCGGCTCCGAGAAGAACCGAGGGCCTTGGCGCGTGAACGTTCAGCGGCTGGCGGTCGCTGCGCGGTTTCCCGTGGCTGCGACGGAGGCCGCCGGAAAACGGATCAGCGGACGCCCGTTGAGCTCCTGCAGCGTGCGGTTATTGTGGGCGTAGCGCGCGCGGAACTGCGCGATCTGGGCCGGTGCCAGCGACACCGGCGTTTGCAGCACATACCACTCGACGTTTTCCGTCAGCGGCGGCGTGGTCAACGATCCCAGGTAGTGGTAGTAGGCCTTGTCCTTGGGCAGGAGCACCGAGATGTCGGTTGGCGACAACTCGCCATGGCCGTCCTTTTCAAGCGCACCCAAGACCTTGGTTGCCAGCGGATTGGCCGGGCCTTCGCGGTACATGACGCCGACCACGGCCAAGCGGCCGTCGGCGGCGCGGAAGACGAAGTGGCCCTCGAGCGGAAAGTGCTTGCCGTCGAGCGTGTGTTCGCTTTCGGCATGGAAGTGGAACTGCACCAGCTTGAAATGCCGGCCGCGGATCATGGCCTCCGGCCCCTTGGCCTCGACCTCCACCGCATGCCCGTTGTCGACCACGTCGAGCTTCGCGTTGGCGTGGTTCAAGCGGATGTCTTGCGGCTCGAGCGAATCGCCGGGCTTGGCCTCCCGGGTGGGAATATCGATCGGCGACTGGGCGCTGTCGTGAATCGCCTTCCAGCTTTCTTGATGGTCGTAGTCGAGCGTCTGGGCATGAAGCGTCGAGGTCGCGAGCAAAGCAACGCTCAGAAGACAGCGAGAAAAAGCAGGAGACATGGGCAAAGATTCCGGGGGAAGTTGTGAGTGAGATGGGCCGCAGACCCTACGGCAGAGAGCACCGGAGACGCGTGGCAATTCGGGCACCGGCAGAAAAAATCCTGCGCAATGCTCAATATTTGACGCGTTTGTTTTACATCCGGAGGGTGCAGGTCTTTCGGGTGACACCGGGCATCGATGCCGGTCATGCAATGGGCCGCATGACGCTTGACCTTGCCACGATGTCAACCCTCAGACTGGCGATTGTCCGGACAGCAGCCTGACCGGTGGCTGACCGCAGATGCGCCCGCAGCGCGCGCATTTTCATGGGCTCTCATTGGAGATTTCGAATGAACGACACGCGTTCCAACCCGAAAGAACATCACCATTCGCATCACCATTCCCACGAAGGCCATCGTGCGCCGATGACACGAACCGAGCCGGAGGTGACGGCCGGACAGCCCACGGTCTACACCTGTCCGATGCATCCGGAAATCAGGCAGGACCACCCCGGCAACTGCCCCAAGTGCGGCATGACGCTGGAGCCCGAAATGCCGAGCCTCGACGCGGACGAGAAGGAAGATCCCGAGCTGCGCGACTTCAAGCGGCGATTTCTCTGGACGCTGCCGCTCACCGTGGCAGTCACCGTGCTCGCCATGGCGGGCCACAGGCTGCAGTGGTTCGAGATGGCCACGCAAAGCTGGATCGAGCTGGCGCTTTCCGTGCCGATCGTGCTGTGGGCGGGATGGCCGTTCTTCGAGCGTGCGGTGCAGTCGGTCACCAACCGCAGCCCGAACATGTGGACGCTCATCGGCCTGGGCACCGCCGCCGCGTTCGTCTACAGCGTGGTGGCCACCGTGGCACCGGGCGTGTTCCCCGATTCGTTCATGTCGATGGGCCGCGTGGCGGTGTACTTCGAGGCTGCGGCGGTGATCATTTCTCTCACCCTGCTGGGCCAGATTCTGGAACTCAAGGCGCGTTCGCAAACCTCCGCGGCCATCAAGTCGCTGCTCGGCCTTGCGCCCAAGACGGCGCGGCGCATCGGCGCCAATGGCGTGGAGGAAGACGTTCCGATTGCGCATGTGCACGTCGGCGACAAGCTGCGCGTGCGGCCCGGCGAAAAAGTGCCTGTGGACGGCGTGGTGGTCGAGGGCGCGAGCGCGGTCGACGAGTCCATGCTCACGGGCGAGCCGCTGCCCGTGACCAAGCGCGTCGGCGACAAGCTCATCGGCGCCACGCTGAACACGAGCGGGTCACTGGTGATGCAGTCGGAAAAAGTCGGCTCGCAAACCGTGCTCGCGAGCATCGTGCAGATGGTGGCGCAGGCCCAGCGCTCCAGGGCGCCGATGCAGCGCATGGCCGACCACGTGGCCGGCTACTTCGTCATGGCCGTCATCGGCATCGCGCTGGCGACCTTTCTTGCCTGGGGATTCTTCGGGCCGGCGCCGAGCTGGACCCATGGCCTCATCAACGCGGTCGCGGTGCTCATCATTGCCTGCCCCTGCGCGCTCGGCCTGGCCACGCCGATGTCGATCATGGTGGCCACCGGCAAGGCCGCCACTCAAGGCGTGCTGTTCCGCGACGCGGCGGCCATCGAGAACTTCCGCAAGGTCGATGCGCTCATCGTCGACAAGACCGGGACGCTGACCGAAGGCAAGCCGCGCTTCGAACGTGCGGTGTCCCTGCCCGGCTTCACCGAGGACGAGGTGCTGCGCCTCGCCGCCAGCCTGGACCAGGGGAGCGAGCATCCGCTGGCGCACGCCATCGTCGAGGCGGCGCGCGAACGCGGTCTGGCGTTGACCGCGGCAGATGAGTTCGAATCCAGCAGCGGCATCGGCGTGAGCGGCATCGTCGGGGGCAAGAAGCTTGCTCTCGGCAACACCGCGCTGATGGATCAGCTCCGCGTGCCCGTCGACGCGCTCAAGCCCCAGGCCGAAACCCTGCGGGCCGAAGGCGCCAGCGTCATGTTCCTTGCCGCCGACGGCCGGCCTGCGGGCCTGCTCGCCGTGTCCGACCCCGTCAAGGCCACGACCATGGAGGCGCTGGCGGCGCTTAAGGCATCGGGCATGCGCGTGATCATGGCAACGGGCGACGGTCTGACCACGGCACGCGCCGTCGCCTCGCGGCTGGGCATCGACGAGGTGCACGGCGAAGTCAAGCCCGCCGACAAGCTGGCCTTGGTCGAAAAACTGCAGCGCGAAGGCCGCATCGTCGCGATGGCCGGCGACGGCATCAACGATGCACCCGCGCTCGCCAAGGCCGACGTCGGCGTGGCCATGGGTACCGGCACCGACGTGGCGATGAACAGCGCGCAGGTCACGCTGGTGAAGGGCGACTTGCGAGGCATTGCAGAGGCGCGCATCGTCTCCGAAAAAACCATCGCCAACATGAAGCAGAACCTCGGCTTCGCGTTCATCTACAACGCGCTCGGCATACCGCTGGCCGCAGGCGTGCTGTTTCCGTTCACGGGCTGGCTGCTGTCGCCGATGATCGCGGCGCTGGCGATGAGCTTGAGCTCGGCATCGGTGATTGCCAATGCGTTGCGGCTACGCGCCGCAAGCGATGGCGGGAAGTCCAATTGAAGAGTTCACATCGCAAGAGCTACAAATCGAATGCACGGCCCGCAGCATTCGAAAACGGCCTACAGACATTCGCCCCTGGTTTGTGCAAGTTGAGGCAATGACACAACCCATCGAACTCATCATCGAGGAGCCAGCCCTCGGGTCATTTGTCTGGCGCTTGCTCGAAACGGATGCGGACGGAGCGAACCCCAAGGTGCTTCGCGACGCCTTCGATCCGGCGGACACGTATGAAGCCGCGCTGGCATCGGGGCAGCGCGCGCTACAGAGCGAAATTCGCCGGCGCGCCGAGCCTGTCCACGCCCAGAGCGCGTAGCCCGCGCACAGGCCTTACGGCGCCGTGAGGCCGACGGCGCGCATCAGCCAGCGGAAGACCAGTGCCACCGCGAACAGGCTGCCGACGCTGGCCAGCCAGATCGCAAGGAGCCAGCCGAGGCGGCGCATCCACTTGCTGCGGCCGCCGGCGCCGGGCTCAGTGGTAGCCATCGCCGTGCCGCACCTTGCCGCGAAAGACCCAGTAGCTCCACGCGGTGTACATCAGGATCACGGGAATGATCAGCAAGGCGCCGACCAGCGCAAACCCAAGGCTTTGCGGCGGGCCCGCAGCCTGCCAGATGGTGATGCCGGGGGGAACGACGTTCGGCCACAGGCTGATGCCGAGCCCGGTGTAGCCCAGAAAAAGCAGCGCGAGCGTGAGCACGAAGGGCGACGCATGTCCGTCGCCGCGCAGGTCGCGCAGCAGGCGCCACGTGACCAAGGCCACGAGCGTCGGCACCGGTGCAAACCAGAGCAGGTTGGGAAAGCTGAACCACCGCCTGGCAATGGCCTCGTGCGCGAGCGGCGTCCAGATGCTGATCGCGACGATGACGGCCAGCATCAGCCAGGCCAGCGGCCTCGCAAGGCTGCGCATGCGCACCTGCAGCCGGCCTTCGGTCTTCATTACGAGCCAGGTGGCGCCGAGCAGCGCGTAGGCCGCCACCAGCGCGACGCCGGTGAAGAGCGAGAACGGCGATACCCAGTCGAACGGCCCGCCGGCATAGTTGCCGTCTGCCACGGGCATGCCGTTGAGAAAGGCCCCGAGCGTCACGCCCTGGAAGAAGGCCGCGGTGACCGAGCCGCCGATGAAGGCGTGGTCCCACCAGCGCCGCCGGCCCGCCCGCGCCTTGAAGCGGAACTCGAAGGCCACGCCGCGAAACACCAGCCCGATGAGCATGAGGATCAACGGCAGGTAGAACGCGCTGAGGATCACGGCATACGCGAGCGGAAAGGCCGCCAGCAGCCCCGCCCCGCCGAGCACGAGCCAGGTCTCGTTGCCGTCCCACACGGGCGCCACGGTGTTCATCAGCACGTCGCGGTCTTCCTTCGCGGGCAGGAACGGAAACAGGATGCCGATGCCCAGGTCGAAGCCATCCATCACGACGTACATCATGATGCCGAACAGGATGATGACGGCCCAGATGAGTGGAAGATCAATGCCCATCGCGGTCGCCCTCCTTCACTGTTTCGGCACGGCCGTTTGCGGCACCGGCATCGTCGTCTTCAGGCGCGGCGGAGAGAGGACGCATCGGGGTTCGCGTCTCGCCCGGACCGCCCCATGCCGGACGATCGGCTTCGTCTCCTGCCGGCCCCTTGGCGATCAGGCGCAGCCCGTAGGCCGTTCCAGCGCCGAACACGACCAGGTACACGACGACAAAAAGGCCCAGCGTGAAACCGACCTGCCCTGTCGAATGCTGCGGCGACACGGCGTCGGCCGTGCGCATCAGGCCGTAGA
The Variovorax paradoxus genome window above contains:
- a CDS encoding copper-transporting P-type ATPase; amino-acid sequence: MTRTEPEVTAGQPTVYTCPMHPEIRQDHPGNCPKCGMTLEPEMPSLDADEKEDPELRDFKRRFLWTLPLTVAVTVLAMAGHRLQWFEMATQSWIELALSVPIVLWAGWPFFERAVQSVTNRSPNMWTLIGLGTAAAFVYSVVATVAPGVFPDSFMSMGRVAVYFEAAAVIISLTLLGQILELKARSQTSAAIKSLLGLAPKTARRIGANGVEEDVPIAHVHVGDKLRVRPGEKVPVDGVVVEGASAVDESMLTGEPLPVTKRVGDKLIGATLNTSGSLVMQSEKVGSQTVLASIVQMVAQAQRSRAPMQRMADHVAGYFVMAVIGIALATFLAWGFFGPAPSWTHGLINAVAVLIIACPCALGLATPMSIMVATGKAATQGVLFRDAAAIENFRKVDALIVDKTGTLTEGKPRFERAVSLPGFTEDEVLRLAASLDQGSEHPLAHAIVEAARERGLALTAADEFESSSGIGVSGIVGGKKLALGNTALMDQLRVPVDALKPQAETLRAEGASVMFLAADGRPAGLLAVSDPVKATTMEALAALKASGMRVIMATGDGLTTARAVASRLGIDEVHGEVKPADKLALVEKLQREGRIVAMAGDGINDAPALAKADVGVAMGTGTDVAMNSAQVTLVKGDLRGIAEARIVSEKTIANMKQNLGFAFIYNALGIPLAAGVLFPFTGWLLSPMIAALAMSLSSASVIANALRLRAASDGGKSN
- a CDS encoding carbonic anhydrase encodes the protein MLATSTLHAQTLDYDHQESWKAIHDSAQSPIDIPTREAKPGDSLEPQDIRLNHANAKLDVVDNGHAVEVEAKGPEAMIRGRHFKLVQFHFHAESEHTLDGKHFPLEGHFVFRAADGRLAVVGVMYREGPANPLATKVLGALEKDGHGELSPTDISVLLPKDKAYYHYLGSLTTPPLTENVEWYVLQTPVSLAPAQIAQFRARYAHNNRTLQELNGRPLIRFPAASVAATGNRAATASR
- a CDS encoding amidase — protein: MSTHIDLIEHSAVELRRLIGSKAVSPVELLEACIAQIERVNPFVNAVTATCFDRARAEAKAAEAAVMRGDALGLLHGLPLGVKDLEPTEGLLTTWGSAIFRDHVPEEDIELVARLRKAGAIVAGKTNVPEMGAGANSRNEVWGATGNPFNPNLNAGGSSGGSAAALACDMLPVCTGSDTGGSLRIPAAKCGVVGFRPSPGIVPSVRKLLGWTPISVVGPMGRTVEDACLQMAASAGMHAGDPLSYPLDPLSFLKPMDVDLSRLRVAWTEDFGVCAVDDGIRATMRRKIDAMRHLFKSCDEVTFDLGEAHRCFDVLRAEAFVAGMHAAYQRDPSSLGPNSRANYEMGAQMSLLDSAWAQAEQTRLIKRFQATFADYDLILSPTTPVSPFPWTQLYADSINGEKQANYYRWLALTYVVTLTTHPALSLPCGTDHAGMPFGLQIVGGFRADHQVLGAAHAMEMACAADAQLRRPRPDLSALRMAEPALTSIVKTPPASRSSGAPAAAASSSVSAV
- a CDS encoding Bug family tripartite tricarboxylate transporter substrate binding protein, with translation MKRLPALARMVLLSCLGLAPLAALAAETGFPSRPVTLVIPFPPGGATDVNGRVIAQRLGKELGQPIVIENRAGAGTVIGASYVSKAAPDGYTLLVSSGTTFTVNPAIRTNLPYDPVKGFDQIGLVGRVGLILLANSEVPVKTVKQFVDYVKASPGKYSYASYGTGTTSQFAGETILNAAGLKMTHVPYKGSAPAMTDLMGGQVPFSIDTVSAAIPQLKSGKIKAIAVTTAKRSTLLPDVPTMAESGYPDINMDTWLVVSAPKGLPADVKAKLEKALAATVADADTRAKLIAQGLEPAYSNGAAVSELINKELPLMRAVAARANITSD
- a CDS encoding DUF2474 domain-containing protein; translated protein: MATTEPGAGGRSKWMRRLGWLLAIWLASVGSLFAVALVFRWLMRAVGLTAP
- a CDS encoding LysR family transcriptional regulator; amino-acid sequence: MALHALQETAVRYFLEVVRTGSVKEAALKLNVAPSAVSRQVARLERELDTLLFDRHARGMVPNAAGELLAAHAKRVQQDIERVASDIQGLRGLRSGRVRIVSTEGFAFDFLPTLISRFRRKHEGIRFHLEVCSPSDIPGRIRDGEADVGITLSSVPEPGIQIELRHPSPILAVMANDHPLAAQRQLSLRQVVAYPLGLPPQDSSIRQLLDTSCSRQGLQYVQALSSNHANALVSFAAAGGGSIAFYGELSIRTQLKSKALVAIPLKDREMNERHLEVETLAGRSLPDAGKAFVQFLTDAIKASA
- the cydB gene encoding cytochrome d ubiquinol oxidase subunit II → MGIDLPLIWAVIILFGIMMYVVMDGFDLGIGILFPFLPAKEDRDVLMNTVAPVWDGNETWLVLGGAGLLAAFPLAYAVILSAFYLPLILMLIGLVFRGVAFEFRFKARAGRRRWWDHAFIGGSVTAAFFQGVTLGAFLNGMPVADGNYAGGPFDWVSPFSLFTGVALVAAYALLGATWLVMKTEGRLQVRMRSLARPLAWLMLAVIVAISIWTPLAHEAIARRWFSFPNLLWFAPVPTLVALVTWRLLRDLRGDGHASPFVLTLALLFLGYTGLGISLWPNVVPPGITIWQAAGPPQSLGFALVGALLIIPVILMYTAWSYWVFRGKVRHGDGYH